In Pectinophora gossypiella chromosome 1, ilPecGoss1.1, whole genome shotgun sequence, one genomic interval encodes:
- the LOC126381756 gene encoding mitochondrial import inner membrane translocase subunit Tim13-like yields MDTLSTGSLSGAQKEELMDQVKQQIAIANAQELLTKMSEKCFKKCINKPGTALDNSEQKCIAMCMDRYMDAWNLVSRTYGSRIQRERNNM; encoded by the coding sequence ATGGATACTTTATCAACGGGTTCACTAAGCGGAGCACAAAAGGAAGAATTGATGGACCAAGTGAAGCAGCAAATTGCCATCGCAAATGCACAGGAACTCCTCACTAAAATGTCTGAGAAATGTTTCAAGAAATGTATCAATAAGCCGGGCACAGCTCTGGATAACTCCGAACAGAAATGTATTGCTATGTGCATGGATAGGTATATGGATGCATGGAACCTTGTTTCAAGAACATACGGCAGTCGTATTCAGCGGGAAAGGAACAATATGTGA
- the LOC126381138 gene encoding probable splicing factor, arginine/serine-rich 7 isoform X2 yields MPREKSRYRDRRSSSYSSESSYERKKAKSKHKRRSISRERESNSLRRKRSTSRPRRKRSYSRSTSRDRYDKSRRRSASRSRSKRDRSRSRSSSRSRKHKSSRKSRRHSHSSSSRSSSYDIERPQLPKKVNLDDTESKVEKAIKAAEAVGLTMTKIPTYEYKEVEIKEDMPTIHDRNLLAELNNDTFIQRPFVSSKKKESKNIVIDLNTQTVKLPETEVKEKDDSIIDFNEIPSEEELRENWIKKLYQYRKKMLKGEI; encoded by the exons atgcccCGCGAAAAAAGTCGATATCGCGATCGGCGGAGCTCATCATATAGCTCTGAATCTTCTTACGAAAGAAAGAAGGCGAAGAGTAAACACAAACGCCGTTCTATATCTCGAGAGAGAGAATCCAATAGTTTGAGGAGAAAGCGATCTACTTCACGTCCTAGAAGAAAACGGAGTTATTCTAGGAGTACATCCCGTGATCGGTATGATAAATCTAGAAGACGGTCTGCTTCGCGTTCGCGATCTAAGCGGGATCGGTCTCGTTCCCGGTCTAGCTCACGAAGCAGGAAGCACAAAAGTAGCAGAAAATCACGGAGGCATTCACACTCTTCTAGCAGCCGGTCAAGTTCCTACGACATAG AACGACCTCAGCTTCCAAAAAAAGTGAATCTTGATGACACAGAATCCAAAGTAGAAAAGGCTATTAAAGCTGCAGAAGCTGTTGGCTTGACTATGACAAAGATCCCTACTTATGAATACAAGGAAGTTGAAATAAAAGAAGATATGCCTACCATTCATGATAGAAACTTGTTGGCGGAATTAAATAATGATACTTTTATTCAAAGACCATTTGTATCATCAAAGAAAAAAGAATCAAAGAATATTGTTATAGATCTAAATACACAGACAGTTAAGTTACCTGAGACAGAAGTCAAGGAAAAGGATGACTCCATAATTGATTTCAAT GAAATACCTAGTGAAGAAGAGTTAAGAGAAAATTGGATTAAGAAACTTTATCAATATAGAAAAAAGATGTTGAAGGgtgaaatataa
- the LOC126381138 gene encoding uncharacterized protein DDB_G0287625 isoform X1 yields the protein MPREKSRYRDRRSSSYSSESSYERKKAKSKHKRRSISRERESNSLRRKRSTSRPRRKRSYSRSTSRDRYDKSRRRSASRSRSKRDRSRSRSSSRSRKHKSSRKSRRHSHSSSSRSSSYDIGNEQEWSEELSNILSSLMQLNLKARRTPILSTYFSKRPQLPKKVNLDDTESKVEKAIKAAEAVGLTMTKIPTYEYKEVEIKEDMPTIHDRNLLAELNNDTFIQRPFVSSKKKESKNIVIDLNTQTVKLPETEVKEKDDSIIDFNEIPSEEELRENWIKKLYQYRKKMLKGEI from the exons atgcccCGCGAAAAAAGTCGATATCGCGATCGGCGGAGCTCATCATATAGCTCTGAATCTTCTTACGAAAGAAAGAAGGCGAAGAGTAAACACAAACGCCGTTCTATATCTCGAGAGAGAGAATCCAATAGTTTGAGGAGAAAGCGATCTACTTCACGTCCTAGAAGAAAACGGAGTTATTCTAGGAGTACATCCCGTGATCGGTATGATAAATCTAGAAGACGGTCTGCTTCGCGTTCGCGATCTAAGCGGGATCGGTCTCGTTCCCGGTCTAGCTCACGAAGCAGGAAGCACAAAAGTAGCAGAAAATCACGGAGGCATTCACACTCTTCTAGCAGCCGGTCAAGTTCCTACGACATAGGTAATGAACAAGAATGGTCTGAAGAGCTAAGCAATATTTTATCATCCTTAATGCAATTGAATCTAAAGGCTAGGAGAACACCAATCTTGTCTACATACTTTTCAA AACGACCTCAGCTTCCAAAAAAAGTGAATCTTGATGACACAGAATCCAAAGTAGAAAAGGCTATTAAAGCTGCAGAAGCTGTTGGCTTGACTATGACAAAGATCCCTACTTATGAATACAAGGAAGTTGAAATAAAAGAAGATATGCCTACCATTCATGATAGAAACTTGTTGGCGGAATTAAATAATGATACTTTTATTCAAAGACCATTTGTATCATCAAAGAAAAAAGAATCAAAGAATATTGTTATAGATCTAAATACACAGACAGTTAAGTTACCTGAGACAGAAGTCAAGGAAAAGGATGACTCCATAATTGATTTCAAT GAAATACCTAGTGAAGAAGAGTTAAGAGAAAATTGGATTAAGAAACTTTATCAATATAGAAAAAAGATGTTGAAGGgtgaaatataa